Proteins found in one Macrobrachium nipponense isolate FS-2020 chromosome 35, ASM1510439v2, whole genome shotgun sequence genomic segment:
- the LOC135208298 gene encoding uncharacterized protein LOC135208298, which translates to MCGRCRPLPPSDGARYLLTVIDWSTRWPEATLMSEATADACAKALLSSWISRLGMPDDIMTNQGTAFTSELWIALARLMGMKHHTTMAYNPAANGMVERTHHSFKASLMAHCMGPDWKALLSWVLLGLCTAPRTNSDPWTKTFPQKAPAGPCLGTKPRRSPAAPPDVAKVAQGQQSNPSGPPPGAASCCSTCQKTRRPRTSPNRWRHSTADSSSPQQDTADHQPTIITQSLSWGSG; encoded by the exons ATGTGTGGACGTTGTCGACCCCTCCCCCCATCCGatggtgccagatacctcctgacggtaattgACTGGTCCACCAGGTGGCCAGAGGCCACCCTGATGTCAGAAGCCACTGCAGATGCCTGTGCCAAAGCCCTCCTATCCAGTTGGATCAGCCGCTTAGGCATGCCAGACGACATCATGACCAACCAGGGAACCGCCTTCACCTCGGAACTCTGGATTGCCCTGGCACGCCTGATGGGTATGAAACACCATACCACCATGGCCTACAACCCCGCAGCCAATGGCATGGTGGAGAGAACCCACCACTCCTTCAAGGCCTCCCTGATGGCTCACTGCATGGGCCCGGACTGGAAGGCACTATTatcgtgggtcctcctcggcctctgCACTGCCCCGAGAACCAACAGCGACCCCTGG ACGAAGACGTTCCCGCAGAAAGCTCCCGCAGGACCCTGCCTCGGAACTAAACCACGCCGGAGCCCGGCAGCGCCCCCAGACGTCGCCAAGGTCGCCCAAGGACAGCAGTCGAATCCCTCAGGTCCACCACCAGGGGCGGCATCCTGCTGTTCGACTTGCCAGAAGACGAGGAGGCCGAGGACGTCCCCCAACAGATGGCGTCACTCAACTGCGGATTCCTCCAGCCCCCAACAAGATACTGCTGATCATCAGCCAACGATTATTACCCAATCTTTGTCTTGGGGGTCTGGTTAG